The following are encoded together in the Bombus pyrosoma isolate SC7728 linkage group LG17, ASM1482585v1, whole genome shotgun sequence genome:
- the LOC122576884 gene encoding LOW QUALITY PROTEIN: putative fatty acyl-CoA reductase CG5065 (The sequence of the model RefSeq protein was modified relative to this genomic sequence to represent the inferred CDS: substituted 2 bases at 2 genomic stop codons), which translates to MDTINKQTNENGTNEGLNKTNSLEKFYAGNGILLTGATGFVGKALLEKLIRMCPRIAAIFILIRPKTNETIEQRFKKLIDDPIYDDIKAKHPSALSKVYPMKGDVSLPDLGLSREDRNLLLEKVDIVFHVAATVRFNEPLHVAVNVNTKGAARVIELWNELRHPISFVHVSTAYSNANLREIEEKVYTTSLKPPDVIDVCDKLDKTSMDQMEKGILKIYPNTYTFSKNLAEQIIVQVCCCSQLRELFPIYLVLHFCXSQITNNFXINLMLPGIFLLISKGCATAVLGRRDAKLDVVPVDFVVDTIICTAWHVTLHRDHEVKVYNCTSNACPFKWGEMKDTMVKCSIETPLKDTLWYPGCPMIANRYIYNVLCVIPYLLPAFAIDIFLRLRGSKPIVMKFLKNCNKLFTSVAYFTTNEWTFQRDNCSDLARKVKVLNDSDMVKLDLRDMNWEKYVAIYLMGIKKFILKQDFKSTARQRLSRLYWIHQITKMSGIMILLWIIYCIVY; encoded by the exons ATGGATACAATCAATAaacaaacgaatgaaaatgggACCAATGAAGGATTGAATAAGACGAATTCTCTCGAGAAATTCTACGCCGGTAATGGGATCCTTCTGACTGGAGCAACCGGTTTCGTTGGAAAAGCTCTCCTGGAAAAACTGATCCGCATGTGTCCACGCATCGCTGCCATCTTTATACTAATTCGTCCAAAAACTAACGAAACGATAGAACAACGATTTAAGAAGCTCATAGATGATCCc ATTTACGATGACATCAAAGCAAAACACCCCTCGGCTTTGAGCAAAGTTTATCCCATGAAAGGTGACGTGAGTCTGCCGGATTTAGGTCTTTCGCGAGAAGATAGAAATCTGTTGTTAGAGAAAGTAGACATAGTGTTTCACGTCGCGGCCACTGTGAGATTCAACGAGCCGTTACACGTCGCTGTTAATGTCAATACCAAAGGTGCTGCTCGTGTCATCGAACTTTGGAACGAACTGAGGCATCCAATTAGCTTCGTCCACGTCAGCACAGCTTATAGTAATGCGAATCTACGTGAGATCGAGGAAAAAGTTTATAC CACGAGCTTGAAACCTCCAGATGTGATCGATGTGTGTGACAAATTAGACAAAACGTCGATGGACCAAATGGAAAAAgggattttaaaaatttatccaaaCACATACACATTCAGTAAGAATTTGGCAGAGCAG ATTATAGTTCAAGTTTGTTGTTGTTCACAATTACGAGAACTCTTTCCAATCTATTTAGTGCTACATTTCTGCTAATCGCAAAtcacaaataatttctaaatcaaTTTAATGTTACCAGGTATCTTTTTGCTAATCAGCAAAGGGTGTGCAACAGCGGTACTAGGTAGGAGAGACGCCAAATTGGATGTAGTGCCTGTCGATTTCGTAGTCGACACGATAATATGTACTGCATGGCATGTCACGCTGCATCGTGATCATGAAGTTAAAGTTTACAACTGCACGAGCAACGCATGCccttttaa ATGGGGTGAGATGAAAGATACCATGGTGAAATGTAGCATAGAAACCCCACTGAAGGATACGCTGTGGTACCCGGGTTGTCCAATGATAGctaatagatatatttacaacGTTCTGTGTGTAATTCCTTATCTTCTGCCTGCGTTCGCCATAGATATCTTTTTAAGACTCCGAGGTAGTAAACCAAT AGTGATGAAATTCctaaaaaattgcaacaagCTGTTCACATCGGTAGCATATTTCACCACGAACGAATGGACTTTTCAAAGAGATAACTGCTCTGACTTGGCGAGGAAGGTGAAAGTGTTGAACGACAGCGATATGGTCAAACTAGATTTACGGGATATGAATTGGGAGAAGTATGTTGCAATTTACCTGATgggaattaagaaatttattctgaaACAAGACTTTAAATCAACAGCCCGACAACGATTATCAAG GTTGTACTGGATACATCAGATCACAAAAATGTCCGGTATAATGATCTTACTATGGATAATATACTGTATCGTGTACTGA
- the LOC122577072 gene encoding fatty acyl-CoA reductase 1-like, whose protein sequence is MFQDLHTFSSNICHGVTNTEQIVACKSKHLAVAIVRPSIIGASLEEPCPGWQENISAFTGSFLLIGRGFARAMRGRRDARLDVVPVDFVVDTIICTAWHVTLHRDHEVKVYNCTSNACPFKWGPMIDAMVKCSIEMPLDDTLWYPGCSVVANRYIYNVLGVIPLVLPAAVIDIFSRLRGNKPIMMKLLKNCNKLFTSHGVLVLGYFCGRCILRFCWCPSKNIRIPGDVVFVEVFY, encoded by the exons ATGTTTCAGGATCTTCACACTTTCAGTTCCAACATTTGTCATGGAGTAACAAATA CAGAGCAGATTGTAGCATGCAAGAGTAAACACCTGGCAGTTGCGATAGTACGGCCAAGCATAATTGGTGCCTCTCTGGAAGAACCATGTCCTGGTTGGCAAGAGAATATTTCTGCATTTACAg GTAGCTTCCTGCTAATCGGCAGAGGATTTGCAAGAGCTATGCGAGGTAGGAGGGATGCCAGATTGGATGTAGTGCCTGTCGATTTCGTAGTGGACACGATAATATGTACTGCATGGCATGTCACACTACATCGTGATCATGAAGTTAAAGTATACAACTGCACGAGTAACGCATGCccttttaa GTGGGGTCCGATGATAGATGCTATGGTAAAGTGTAGCATAGAAATGCCACTGGACGATACACTATGGTATCCGGGTTGTTCGGTTGTAGCTAATAGGTATATTTACAACGTTCTGGGTGTAATTCCGCTTGTTTTGCCTGCGGCCGTGATAGATATCTTTTCAAGACTTCGAGGTAATAAACCAAT aaTGATGAAACTCctaaaaaattgcaacaagCTGTTCACATCG CACGGAGTTTTGGTACTTGGTTACTTCTGCGGGCGCTGCATACTTCGGTTCTGTTGGTGTCCTTCCAAAAATATTAGGATTCCAGGTGATGTGGTTTTCGTAGAAGTGTTTTATTAG